The following are encoded in a window of Streptomyces griseiscabiei genomic DNA:
- a CDS encoding GntR family transcriptional regulator: protein MSVAVSQGQPSLAERAYQVLCDRLVTLRIAPGTPINDEQVAAELGVGRTPVREALKRLEADRLVVAFPRRGTFASEVQITDLGHLTEVRLQLEPLAADCAARRAGPRDRAVLTGLLAELDADPGREVGELIELDLRLHRALYAATANPFLCDTLVRYDNLATRIWCLFLGRLPGLGGHVVEHGPLLRAVLAGDGDRAAGLAADHVKRFETAIRSLL from the coding sequence ATGTCGGTCGCCGTGTCGCAGGGACAGCCCTCCCTCGCGGAGCGGGCCTATCAGGTGCTGTGCGACCGCCTGGTGACGCTGAGGATCGCCCCCGGTACGCCCATCAACGACGAACAGGTCGCCGCCGAGCTGGGCGTGGGACGCACCCCGGTGCGCGAGGCCCTCAAACGCCTGGAGGCGGACCGACTCGTGGTGGCCTTTCCCCGGCGCGGCACCTTCGCCTCCGAGGTGCAGATCACGGACCTGGGCCATCTCACCGAGGTACGCCTCCAGTTGGAGCCTCTGGCCGCCGACTGCGCCGCACGCCGGGCCGGCCCGCGGGACCGCGCCGTACTGACCGGCCTGCTGGCCGAGTTGGACGCGGACCCCGGGCGGGAGGTCGGTGAACTCATCGAACTGGACCTGCGGTTGCACCGGGCGCTCTACGCCGCCACGGCCAACCCCTTCCTCTGTGACACGCTCGTGCGCTACGACAACCTGGCCACCCGCATCTGGTGCCTCTTCCTGGGCCGGCTGCCGGGGCTGGGCGGCCATGTGGTCGAGCACGGCCCGCTCCTGCGCGCCGTGCTGGCGGGCGACGGCGATCGCGCGGCGGGTCTGGCCGCCGACCATGTGAAGAGGTTCGAGACGGCGATCCGTTCCCTGCTCTGA
- a CDS encoding alpha-L-rhamnosidase encodes MNSPAPTAPDPTDTTTSVTGLRTADDSGLVATPHAMPRLSWSLTGERPGVLQHAYEIEVAADPSFAAATSSGETAADTVTDHPWPAQPLASRETRYWRVRVRTDLGRTPWSEPARVEAALLDDVDWAARPVHLPEDRGRTSPGPVPLLRREFHLPAEPVSARLYVTSLGVHRTAVNGRPVSADLLEPGWTHYPDRLLYATYDVTALLRPGANALSAAVGDGWYRGHLTWHKNRDVYGDTTALLAQLEVDLADGTRLTVTTDRHWKGGYGELLAADLYDGCERDLRLEPDGWQLPGFADHAWEPVSVLPLPQGLAQRAHPPVRVVQVLRPRRSALPDGTIAVDAGENLTGWLRLRVDGPPGGTVTVRHAEILDGDGRLLTSILRGARATDRYTLAGGPADLIPEFTFHGFRYAEIVTSPGVTVETVEAEVVASDLRRIGSFSCSDERVNTLYANVVRSQRGNFLAVPTDCPQRDERLGWTGDIMAFAPTACATFDSGSFLDSWLTDLRGRQRPDGAVPLVIPDVPLGELPPTELPYAGSAAGWGDAATVVPTALFEAYGRPGMLERHYAAMRAWVEFTVGRLDEDGTWSGNAQLGDWLDPSAPPEDPARATTDSGYVATAFVAHSARLLADAARELGHADDAERYASLHRRTAGAAWRKWGDHARTTQTGCALALVFGLVPAAERADVGRALAGLVRAGGGRVATGFLGTPFVLPALGDAGHVAEAYALLLNPECPGWLYQVDRGATTMWERWDAVRPDGTVDVEKAGTMLSFNHYAYGAVAGWLYRSVAGLRPLSPGYRTLEIAPRPGATLTSAEASVVTPYGIASVAWSLDGDTLTVKAVLPPGTGGRFSAPEGWHPAEPVDGLASGSHVLSLRPVTRP; translated from the coding sequence ATGAACTCTCCGGCCCCGACGGCACCGGACCCGACGGACACCACGACCTCCGTCACCGGCCTGCGCACCGCGGACGACTCCGGTCTCGTCGCCACCCCGCACGCCATGCCGCGCCTCTCCTGGTCGCTGACCGGCGAGCGTCCCGGCGTCCTCCAGCACGCCTACGAGATCGAGGTGGCGGCCGATCCGTCCTTCGCCGCCGCCACGTCCAGCGGCGAGACCGCGGCCGACACGGTCACCGACCACCCGTGGCCGGCCCAGCCGCTGGCCAGTCGCGAGACCCGGTACTGGCGGGTCCGTGTCCGCACCGACCTCGGCCGGACGCCGTGGAGCGAGCCCGCCCGGGTGGAGGCCGCCCTGCTCGACGACGTGGACTGGGCGGCCCGCCCCGTCCATCTCCCCGAGGACCGGGGCCGTACCTCCCCCGGCCCCGTGCCGTTGCTCCGCCGGGAGTTCCACCTCCCGGCGGAGCCGGTGTCCGCGCGCCTGTACGTCACCTCGCTCGGGGTGCACCGCACGGCGGTCAACGGCCGTCCCGTCTCCGCCGATCTGCTGGAACCGGGCTGGACCCACTACCCCGACCGGCTGCTCTACGCCACCTACGACGTCACCGCCCTGCTCCGCCCCGGCGCGAACGCCCTGTCGGCCGCGGTCGGCGACGGCTGGTACCGCGGCCACCTCACCTGGCACAAGAACCGCGACGTCTACGGCGACACCACGGCCCTGCTCGCCCAGCTCGAAGTCGACCTGGCCGACGGCACCAGGCTCACGGTCACCACCGACCGGCACTGGAAGGGCGGATACGGCGAACTGCTGGCGGCCGACCTGTACGACGGCTGCGAACGCGATCTGCGCCTCGAACCCGACGGCTGGCAGCTGCCGGGCTTCGCCGACCACGCCTGGGAACCGGTCTCCGTCCTGCCCCTGCCCCAGGGGCTGGCACAGCGGGCCCACCCGCCCGTGCGGGTCGTCCAGGTCCTCCGGCCCCGGCGGAGCGCTCTGCCCGACGGCACCATCGCCGTCGACGCGGGAGAGAACCTCACCGGATGGCTGCGCCTGCGCGTCGACGGGCCGCCGGGCGGCACCGTCACCGTCCGGCACGCCGAGATCCTCGACGGCGACGGGCGGCTGCTGACCAGCATCCTGCGCGGCGCCCGCGCCACCGACCGGTACACCCTGGCCGGCGGACCGGCCGACCTGATCCCGGAGTTCACCTTCCACGGCTTCCGGTACGCCGAGATCGTCACCTCCCCCGGTGTGACCGTGGAGACCGTCGAGGCCGAGGTCGTCGCCAGCGACCTCCGTCGTATCGGCTCGTTCAGCTGCTCCGACGAGCGGGTGAACACCCTGTACGCCAACGTCGTACGCTCCCAGCGCGGCAACTTCCTCGCGGTGCCCACGGACTGTCCGCAGCGCGACGAACGGCTCGGCTGGACCGGCGACATCATGGCCTTCGCCCCCACCGCGTGCGCCACGTTCGACAGCGGCTCCTTCCTCGACAGCTGGCTCACCGACCTCCGCGGCCGGCAACGGCCGGACGGCGCGGTCCCGCTGGTGATCCCCGATGTGCCGCTCGGCGAACTCCCGCCCACCGAGCTGCCGTACGCCGGTTCGGCGGCCGGCTGGGGCGACGCCGCCACGGTCGTGCCCACCGCGCTCTTCGAGGCGTACGGCCGGCCCGGCATGCTGGAGCGCCACTACGCGGCGATGCGGGCCTGGGTCGAGTTCACCGTCGGCCGTCTGGACGAGGACGGGACCTGGAGCGGCAACGCGCAGCTCGGTGACTGGCTGGACCCCTCCGCGCCGCCGGAGGACCCGGCACGCGCCACCACCGACTCCGGCTATGTGGCCACCGCGTTCGTCGCGCACAGCGCCCGGCTGCTCGCCGACGCGGCCCGCGAACTGGGCCACGCCGACGACGCCGAGCGGTACGCGTCCCTGCACCGGCGTACCGCCGGGGCCGCCTGGCGCAAGTGGGGCGACCACGCCCGGACCACCCAGACGGGCTGTGCGCTCGCGCTGGTCTTCGGCCTCGTGCCCGCCGCCGAACGCGCCGACGTGGGCAGGGCCCTGGCGGGACTGGTGCGCGCGGGCGGCGGCCGTGTCGCCACGGGTTTCCTGGGGACGCCGTTCGTGCTGCCGGCCCTCGGCGACGCGGGCCATGTGGCCGAGGCGTACGCGCTGTTGCTCAACCCCGAGTGTCCGGGCTGGCTCTACCAGGTCGACCGTGGCGCCACGACCATGTGGGAGCGGTGGGACGCCGTCCGCCCGGACGGGACCGTGGACGTGGAGAAGGCCGGCACGATGCTGTCGTTCAACCACTACGCCTACGGGGCGGTCGCCGGCTGGCTCTACCGTTCCGTGGCCGGTCTGCGGCCCCTCTCGCCCGGCTACCGCACGCTGGAGATCGCCCCGCGCCCCGGTGCCACGCTCACCTCCGCCGAGGCCTCGGTCGTCACCCCGTACGGCATCGCGTCCGTGGCCTGGTCGCTCGACGGGGACACCCTGACCGTGAAGGCCGTGCTCCCGCCCGGCACCGGCGGACGGTTCAGCGCGCCCGAGGGCTGGCACCCCGCCGAGCCCGTCGACGGCCTCGCGTCCGGCAGCCATGTGCTGTCCCTGCGTCCGGTCACCCGCCCCTGA
- a CDS encoding ABC transporter substrate-binding protein, translating into MKRRTALQASICAVATLTLAACGGGQTGGGSAGPVDLTIALSSAPNSLDPAQVAVGPFLNYMDPAYATLLTREANGDLGAGLADKWGYVGKKNTTFELRLRKGVKFADGTPVTAAAVIDSFKYFQKGSGPTVAWFRPLTFSAPDSSTVLVTSPTPNPDMGTLFTPAYMGGAVISPAGLRSPKKLASTTFGAGPYVYDAKQSVSGDHYVYVPNKNFYDKSAIHFKKITVRVMPNVNSQVQALRSGQIDLMYGTPDVAPTVKGDKAITTLQKPTTWAGLFLLDRDGTVVKGLGDERVRQALNFAVDRAAITKAVYGDYGTPVSQPQMPGYDGYSTVAAKMYPYDPAKAKSLLKAAGYEKGLTIPVNYGSFDPSTTKLVQAVQDQLAQVGVRLKLRAATNFGGWINDLLTKKYAATVLSPGTGGEANFYAQQPPFTKTGIMNVFGVADPDVDAAYARLAAADPKSSAAASVDLTDVIARKALALPVSGTDTIALFNSKLDGVKFPEGGAQLTSNTLWTTR; encoded by the coding sequence ATGAAGAGAAGAACCGCACTCCAGGCCTCGATCTGCGCGGTGGCCACGCTCACGCTCGCCGCCTGCGGAGGCGGACAGACCGGCGGTGGCAGCGCCGGCCCGGTGGACCTGACCATCGCCCTGTCCTCCGCGCCCAACAGCCTGGACCCTGCCCAGGTCGCCGTCGGGCCGTTCCTCAACTACATGGATCCCGCCTACGCGACGCTGCTGACCCGCGAGGCGAACGGCGACCTCGGGGCAGGCCTGGCCGACAAGTGGGGCTACGTGGGGAAGAAGAACACCACGTTCGAACTCCGCCTGCGCAAGGGCGTGAAGTTCGCCGACGGCACCCCGGTCACCGCCGCCGCCGTCATCGACTCCTTCAAGTACTTCCAGAAGGGCAGCGGACCCACCGTCGCCTGGTTCCGCCCGCTGACCTTCTCCGCACCGGACAGTTCGACCGTGCTGGTCACCAGCCCGACGCCCAACCCCGACATGGGCACCCTGTTCACCCCGGCGTACATGGGCGGTGCCGTCATCAGCCCGGCCGGGCTCAGGTCCCCGAAGAAGCTCGCCTCCACCACCTTCGGCGCCGGACCGTACGTGTACGACGCCAAGCAGTCCGTCTCCGGCGACCACTACGTCTACGTCCCGAACAAGAACTTCTACGACAAGTCCGCGATCCACTTCAAGAAGATCACCGTCCGGGTGATGCCGAACGTCAACTCCCAGGTCCAGGCCCTGAGGTCCGGGCAGATCGACCTCATGTACGGCACCCCGGACGTGGCGCCGACCGTCAAGGGCGACAAGGCGATCACCACGCTGCAGAAGCCCACCACCTGGGCCGGCCTGTTCCTCCTCGACCGCGACGGCACCGTCGTCAAGGGCCTGGGCGACGAACGGGTGCGCCAGGCACTGAACTTCGCCGTCGACCGCGCCGCGATCACCAAGGCGGTCTACGGGGACTACGGAACCCCCGTCTCGCAGCCGCAGATGCCCGGGTACGACGGCTACAGCACCGTGGCCGCGAAGATGTACCCCTACGACCCCGCCAAGGCCAAGAGCCTGCTGAAGGCGGCGGGGTACGAGAAGGGGCTCACCATCCCGGTGAACTACGGGTCGTTCGACCCCTCGACGACCAAGCTGGTCCAGGCCGTGCAGGACCAGCTCGCCCAGGTGGGCGTCAGGCTGAAGCTGCGGGCGGCGACCAACTTCGGCGGCTGGATCAACGACCTGCTGACGAAGAAGTACGCGGCCACCGTCCTGTCCCCCGGCACCGGCGGCGAGGCCAACTTCTACGCCCAGCAGCCGCCGTTCACCAAGACGGGCATCATGAACGTCTTCGGTGTGGCCGACCCGGACGTCGACGCCGCGTACGCCCGGCTCGCCGCGGCGGACCCGAAGTCCAGCGCGGCGGCGTCGGTGGACCTCACCGACGTGATCGCGCGCAAGGCGCTCGCGCTGCCGGTGTCCGGCACCGACACGATCGCCCTGTTCAACAGCAAGCTCGACGGGGTGAAGTTCCCGGAGGGCGGCGCTCAGCTGACCTCCAACACCCTGTGGACCACCCGCTGA
- a CDS encoding ABC transporter permease, whose protein sequence is MLPIILRRLALSVPLLVIVSAITFLLESFVPGDPARTLLGINATPEQYDALRAAMHLDQPVVVQYWLYLQDAVRGDLGSSLFSGESVLGLIGQRLPVTLALVIGGTVLATVVGVVLGVFSATRGRVSRRVFDVVSLLGSAVPNFWIALLLVAVFAVKFAFFPATGYTPFAESPGSWANGLVLPVISLAIGGVAFISKVTRDAMLTTLGLDHIRTLRASGIGPASIIWKHALRGCGLPVVTTIGLMMITFIPGTILVENVFTLPGLGTTVVEATNQHDLPVVQGLALTFTAMVIVVNLLVDVLYSLLNPKVRTE, encoded by the coding sequence ATGCTTCCCATCATTCTCCGCAGGCTGGCGCTGTCCGTGCCGCTGCTGGTGATCGTCTCGGCGATCACCTTCCTCCTGGAGTCGTTCGTGCCGGGAGACCCGGCACGCACCCTCCTCGGCATCAACGCGACGCCGGAGCAGTACGACGCGCTGCGGGCCGCGATGCATCTCGACCAGCCGGTCGTCGTGCAGTACTGGCTGTACCTCCAGGACGCCGTGCGCGGTGATCTCGGCAGTTCGTTGTTCTCCGGTGAGTCGGTGCTGGGGCTGATCGGGCAACGCCTGCCGGTCACCCTGGCGCTGGTGATCGGCGGGACCGTCCTCGCGACCGTGGTCGGCGTGGTGCTCGGGGTGTTCAGCGCGACCCGGGGCCGGGTCAGCCGGCGGGTGTTCGACGTCGTGTCGCTGCTGGGCAGCGCGGTGCCGAACTTCTGGATCGCGCTGCTGCTGGTAGCCGTGTTCGCCGTGAAGTTCGCGTTCTTCCCCGCGACCGGGTACACGCCCTTCGCCGAATCGCCGGGGAGTTGGGCGAACGGCCTCGTACTGCCGGTGATCTCGCTCGCGATCGGCGGGGTCGCGTTCATCTCCAAGGTCACCCGCGACGCGATGCTGACCACCCTCGGCCTCGACCACATCAGAACGCTGAGGGCCTCCGGCATCGGACCCGCGTCGATCATCTGGAAGCACGCCCTGCGGGGCTGCGGACTGCCGGTGGTGACCACCATCGGCCTGATGATGATCACCTTCATCCCCGGCACGATCCTCGTCGAGAACGTCTTCACCCTGCCCGGTCTGGGCACCACGGTCGTGGAGGCGACCAACCAGCACGATCTGCCGGTCGTGCAGGGCCTCGCCCTCACGTTCACGGCCATGGTGATCGTGGTGAACCTCCTCGTGGACGTCCTCTACAGCCTCCTCAACCCGAAGGTACGGACGGAATGA
- a CDS encoding alpha/beta hydrolase: protein MIRHHDFQHNGLTLRSTLHIPEAPAGTRRPTVVFVHGFTSNRLELPNFVAMSRLLAAEGIASVRFDLSGHGESDGDFFDVTITGEIAETRAVLRTVRTLDFVDPDRIGLVGMSMGGVVAGITAAEETGIGALCLWSPAAVAPFEIGGGHLKGRPLAPEIAEKGYVDTGGHRMSAALVEDIAGLDVYGRSGAYTGPVHILHGDMDDIAPLEYVRRYLDHYDGNAELEVVAGADHAWGSVPHRTTLHESTLRFFREHLQR from the coding sequence TTGATCCGGCATCACGACTTCCAGCACAACGGGCTGACGCTGCGCTCCACGCTGCACATCCCCGAAGCACCGGCGGGGACCCGCCGTCCGACCGTGGTGTTCGTCCACGGCTTCACCTCCAACCGGCTCGAACTGCCGAACTTCGTCGCCATGTCCCGCCTGCTCGCGGCCGAGGGGATCGCCTCCGTCCGCTTCGACCTCTCCGGCCACGGGGAGAGCGACGGCGACTTCTTCGACGTCACCATCACCGGTGAGATCGCCGAGACCCGCGCGGTCCTGCGGACGGTCCGCACCCTCGACTTCGTGGATCCCGACCGCATCGGCCTGGTCGGTATGAGCATGGGCGGTGTGGTCGCCGGGATCACGGCCGCCGAGGAGACCGGGATCGGCGCGCTGTGTCTGTGGTCCCCGGCCGCCGTGGCCCCCTTCGAGATCGGCGGCGGCCACCTCAAGGGCCGCCCGCTCGCTCCGGAGATCGCGGAGAAGGGCTACGTCGACACCGGCGGCCACCGGATGAGTGCCGCCCTCGTCGAGGACATCGCCGGCCTGGACGTCTACGGACGGTCCGGCGCGTACACCGGGCCGGTCCACATCCTGCACGGAGACATGGACGACATCGCGCCCCTGGAGTACGTACGCCGCTATCTCGACCACTACGACGGGAACGCGGAGCTGGAGGTCGTGGCGGGCGCGGACCACGCCTGGGGATCCGTCCCCCACCGCACCACGCTGCACGAGTCCACGCTGCGCTTCTTCCGTGAGCACCTCCAGCGATGA
- a CDS encoding ABC transporter ATP-binding protein, translated as MTGTPVLQIDGLAVRYPGRGFRKPPTTVIEDVSFEVGRAETVALVGESGSGKTTIGRAVLGLTPVGGGRVLLDGRDITHLTGRARRLLASDLQAIFQNPYGSLNPALPVGRTLAEPLLAGSNSSPREVRERIGRLLHRVGLPEDAADRYPAQFSGGQRQRIAIARAVAREPRLIVCDEPTSALDVTTQAAALSLLTELQDTLGCAYLFITHDLAVVKEFADRTLVLQHGRIVEEGPSVDVCDRPQHPYTRRLVAAAPVPDPIGQRHRRERRPSVEARS; from the coding sequence GTGACCGGAACACCCGTACTCCAGATCGACGGCCTCGCCGTCCGCTATCCCGGCCGTGGCTTCCGCAAGCCGCCGACCACCGTCATCGAGGACGTGTCGTTCGAGGTCGGCCGGGCCGAGACGGTCGCCCTCGTCGGCGAGTCCGGCTCGGGCAAGACCACCATCGGCAGGGCGGTGCTCGGCCTGACCCCGGTCGGCGGCGGGCGTGTCCTGCTCGACGGGCGGGACATCACCCACCTCACCGGCCGGGCCCGCCGGCTGCTCGCCTCCGACCTCCAGGCGATCTTCCAGAACCCCTACGGGTCGCTCAACCCCGCGCTGCCCGTGGGCCGGACCCTGGCGGAGCCCCTCCTCGCCGGTTCGAACAGCTCGCCCCGGGAGGTCCGCGAGCGCATCGGCCGGCTGCTGCACCGCGTCGGGCTGCCCGAGGACGCGGCCGACCGCTACCCGGCCCAGTTCAGCGGAGGTCAGCGCCAGCGCATCGCCATCGCCCGGGCGGTCGCCCGCGAGCCCCGGCTCATCGTCTGCGACGAACCGACCAGCGCCCTCGACGTCACCACCCAGGCCGCCGCGCTGAGCCTCCTCACCGAACTCCAGGACACCCTCGGGTGCGCGTATCTGTTCATCACGCACGACCTCGCCGTGGTCAAGGAGTTCGCGGACCGCACGCTGGTCCTGCAGCACGGACGCATCGTGGAGGAGGGGCCGAGCGTCGATGTGTGCGACCGGCCGCAACACCCGTACACGCGACGCCTGGTGGCCGCCGCGCCCGTCCCCGACCCGATCGGCCAGCGTCACCGCCGCGAACGGCGGCCGAGCGTGGAAGCGCGCTCATGA
- a CDS encoding LacI family DNA-binding transcriptional regulator, with protein sequence MAPRSGRVTSADVAREAGVSRATVSFVLNNTAHQKITDATRQRVLEAADRLGYAPSAAARTLRYGRSDVVLGLLPDWPLGHATGRLIQELTLAFAKRNLTFVVHSGIRGARSLGEIWKALTPAAVLAFAPFSDSDAQAMRAAGVEVIAALYDDKGFGGDEGITSANAIGAVQARHLAVSHRRLGYAYPDDERVAVFARPRLEGVRKVCAELGLPEPDVRTIPLTPGAAADAVRSWLAAEPRVTGICAFNDDVAMSVLAGLRHLGLEAPRDMAVVGVDDSPAAAVSHPPLTSVVQDLPGIAELYADSVRAALDGARFPGDGGLSEPRVRLEVRASA encoded by the coding sequence ATGGCACCGCGAAGCGGGAGAGTGACGAGCGCGGATGTGGCCCGCGAGGCGGGTGTGTCACGGGCGACGGTCAGCTTCGTCCTCAACAACACCGCCCATCAGAAGATCACCGACGCCACCCGTCAGCGGGTGCTGGAAGCGGCCGACCGGCTCGGCTACGCCCCGTCGGCCGCGGCGCGGACCCTTCGGTACGGGCGATCGGACGTGGTGCTCGGCCTGCTGCCGGACTGGCCGCTCGGCCATGCCACCGGTCGGCTCATCCAGGAGCTGACGCTTGCGTTCGCGAAGCGCAATCTCACCTTCGTGGTGCACTCCGGGATCCGCGGCGCCCGCTCGCTCGGTGAGATCTGGAAGGCCCTCACACCGGCCGCCGTGCTGGCCTTCGCGCCGTTCTCCGACTCCGACGCCCAGGCGATGCGCGCCGCCGGCGTCGAGGTGATCGCCGCCCTGTACGACGACAAGGGGTTCGGCGGCGACGAGGGCATCACCAGCGCGAACGCGATCGGCGCAGTCCAGGCCCGTCATCTGGCCGTCTCCCACCGGCGCCTCGGGTACGCCTACCCCGACGACGAACGGGTCGCCGTCTTCGCCAGGCCCCGGCTGGAGGGTGTCCGCAAGGTCTGTGCCGAACTGGGACTGCCCGAACCCGACGTCCGCACAATCCCGTTGACCCCCGGCGCCGCCGCCGACGCCGTACGGTCCTGGCTCGCGGCCGAGCCCCGGGTGACCGGCATCTGCGCGTTCAACGACGACGTGGCCATGAGCGTGCTCGCCGGTCTGCGGCACCTCGGACTCGAAGCCCCCCGCGACATGGCGGTCGTCGGCGTCGACGACAGCCCCGCCGCCGCGGTGTCGCACCCGCCGCTGACCAGCGTCGTCCAGGACCTCCCCGGCATCGCCGAGCTGTACGCGGACTCGGTGCGCGCCGCACTCGACGGCGCCCGGTTCCCGGGCGACGGGGGCCTGTCGGAGCCGCGCGTCCGCCTGGAGGTCCGCGCGTCGGCGTGA
- a CDS encoding dipeptide/oligopeptide/nickel ABC transporter permease/ATP-binding protein translates to MTTVEASVKPRSRARNNPFAGIRRRPVTATALLVVVGITVAVILAPLLAPRPPLAQDLQHILSGPSAAHPLGTDVLGRDVLSRLLYGGRPTLLGVAAAVLVYAFVGMTLGVLAGYLRGWTDRIIVAVLDVMLSVPAVIITLAVLAIFYQSNVAAMLTLGFFASAGLARIIRSSCLALREELFVDAARVSGLGPARIMARHILPRLTGQLLVPVFLFSGNALAIQTGLGFLGLATPAPAPSWGGMVGEAAQIMQQDPYLLFVSGGVIGLMSLSFGLVGDGLRDLEQDRRQATNGTVRRPVPAAAPPVTATPPEGAVLTVRDYSIAFGAARGPRTVVDDIGFTVRPGEIFGLVGESGSGKTVTGLSLLGLLPPGGAVTSGAAWLSGTRISDLPERELRRIRGREIALVSQEPMVALDPYFTIGSQLAEVIRRTGDEADGGKDAVRQRIRELLTSVQLRDPDDVARRHPHELSGGMLQRVVIAMALAGSPKVLIADEPTTALDVTVQAGILDLLRSLRDEHGMAIVLITHDLGVVADSCDRAIVMERGRIVEEGTVEDIFYRPRHPYTKKLIASTPSIARAEGRAEDATETETQGRTA, encoded by the coding sequence ATGACCACTGTCGAGGCATCTGTGAAGCCGCGATCACGGGCGAGGAACAACCCCTTCGCCGGAATACGCCGCCGCCCCGTCACCGCCACGGCGCTCCTCGTGGTCGTCGGCATCACGGTCGCCGTGATCCTCGCCCCGCTCCTGGCGCCGCGCCCACCGCTGGCGCAGGACCTGCAGCACATCCTGTCCGGGCCGTCGGCGGCCCATCCGCTGGGCACCGACGTCCTCGGCCGCGATGTGCTCAGCCGGCTGCTGTACGGCGGGCGGCCGACCCTGCTCGGTGTGGCGGCCGCCGTACTCGTCTACGCCTTCGTCGGGATGACGCTGGGGGTGCTGGCCGGCTATCTGCGCGGCTGGACCGACCGGATCATCGTCGCCGTGCTGGACGTGATGCTCTCGGTTCCCGCGGTCATCATCACGCTCGCCGTGCTCGCGATCTTCTACCAGAGCAATGTCGCCGCCATGCTCACCCTGGGGTTCTTCGCCTCGGCCGGCCTCGCCCGGATCATCCGCAGCTCGTGTCTGGCGCTGCGCGAGGAACTGTTCGTGGACGCCGCCCGGGTCTCCGGGCTCGGCCCGGCGCGGATCATGGCCCGGCACATCCTCCCCCGGCTGACCGGGCAGTTGCTGGTCCCGGTCTTCCTCTTCTCCGGCAACGCCCTCGCCATCCAGACCGGCCTCGGCTTCCTCGGGCTGGCCACCCCGGCACCCGCCCCGAGCTGGGGCGGCATGGTCGGCGAGGCCGCGCAGATCATGCAGCAGGACCCCTATCTGCTGTTCGTCTCCGGTGGTGTCATCGGTCTGATGTCACTGTCCTTCGGGCTCGTCGGCGACGGCCTGCGCGACCTCGAACAGGACCGGCGGCAGGCCACGAACGGCACGGTACGGCGGCCCGTCCCCGCGGCGGCTCCCCCCGTCACCGCCACTCCGCCGGAAGGGGCCGTACTGACCGTCCGGGACTACTCGATCGCCTTCGGCGCCGCGCGGGGGCCACGCACCGTCGTCGACGACATCGGCTTCACGGTCCGCCCCGGTGAGATCTTCGGTCTCGTCGGCGAGTCCGGCAGCGGAAAGACGGTCACGGGGCTGTCCCTGCTCGGGCTGCTCCCGCCGGGCGGAGCGGTGACGAGCGGCGCGGCCTGGCTGTCCGGCACCCGTATCAGCGACCTCCCGGAACGGGAGCTGCGGCGGATCCGGGGCCGTGAGATCGCCCTGGTCTCCCAGGAACCCATGGTGGCGCTCGACCCGTACTTCACCATCGGCTCCCAGCTCGCCGAGGTCATCCGGCGCACCGGCGACGAGGCGGACGGCGGCAAGGACGCCGTCCGGCAGCGGATCCGCGAGCTGCTGACCAGCGTCCAGCTGCGTGATCCGGACGACGTGGCGCGCCGCCATCCGCACGAGCTGTCCGGCGGCATGCTCCAGCGCGTGGTCATCGCCATGGCGCTCGCCGGGTCGCCGAAGGTGCTGATCGCCGACGAACCCACCACCGCGCTGGACGTGACCGTGCAGGCGGGAATCCTGGATCTGCTGCGGTCGCTGCGCGACGAGCACGGCATGGCGATCGTGCTGATCACCCACGACCTGGGTGTGGTGGCCGACAGCTGCGACCGCGCGATCGTGATGGAGCGCGGCCGGATCGTGGAGGAGGGCACGGTCGAGGACATCTTCTACCGGCCCCGGCATCCGTACACCAAGAAGCTCATCGCGAGCACGCCCAGCATCGCCCGCGCCGAGGGGCGGGCCGAGGACGCGACCGAGACCGAGACCCAGGGCAGGACCGCGTGA